Below is a window of Vallitalea longa DNA.
CTCCAGTTGTTAAAATGCAATAACTTCTACTCCAAAATACGGGTTTACAGTAATATTCTTTTAAATATTCACTATGTTTTTTCCTAATCAGTCTTGAAGAAACAGTCTTTAGAGTATTAACTAATTTGGCTAATTCCACTTGGGGAGGTGTTTCAAATAGTAAATGGATATGGTCAGGTTCTCCATTAAATTCGATTATA
It encodes the following:
- the tnpA gene encoding IS200/IS605 family transposase codes for the protein SNRHSIYNLKYHLVVITKYRHKCINKELLDDLNEIFKNIIEGKNGTIIEFNGEPDHIHLLFETPPQVELAKLVNTLKTVSSRLIRKKHSEYLKEYYCKPVFWSRSYCILTTG